A window of Desulfuromonas soudanensis genomic DNA:
TCAGCCCAGAAGTTTCTGCAGGACCTCGAAAAAAAGCTCTGGACCGCCGCCGACAAGCTGCGCTCCACCCTCGATGCGGCGCAGTACAAGCATGCGGTCCTCGGTCTCTTTTTCGTCAAGTACGTCTCCGACGCCTTCGACATTCGCCGTCAGGAGTTGATCGCTCAGTTTCAGAACGAAGATCACGACTACTACCTCAACCCCGGCGACTACGATTCCGACGCAGAATACCAGGCCGAGATTGCCGCCGAGCTGGAGATCCGCGACTACTACACCGAGAAGAACGTCTTCTGGGTGCCGCAACTGGCGCGTTGGGAGACTCTGCAGAACAACTCCAAGCTGCCGCCCGGCAGCGAGATCGTCATCAAGAACGGCAAGGAGAGCGTCTACACCATCCGCAGCGTCGGCCGCCTGATCGACGATGCGTTAGAGGCGATCGAGAAGGACAACCCCAAGCTCAAAGGGGTGCTCAACAAGCAGTACGGCCGCCTGCAGATCGACCAGGCCAAGCTCGGCGAGCTCATCGACCTGATCGCCACCATCCCCTTTGTCCATGAATCACTGCAGGCCAAGGACATCCTCGGCCACGTCTACGAATACTTCCTCGGCCAGTTCGCCCTCGCCGAAGGGAAGAAGGGCGGCCAGTTCTACACCCCCAAGTCGATCGTCACCCTGATCGTCGAGATGCTCCAGCCCTTTTCCGGGCGTGTCTACGACCCGGCTATGGGTTCAGGCGGCTTCTTCGTGCAGAGCGAGCAGTTCATCAAGGAACACGGCGGCAAGCTCGGCAACGTCTCCATCTATGGGCAGGAGTACAACCACACCACCTGGCAGCTCGCCGCCATGAACATGGTCATCCGCGGCCTCGACTTCAACTTCGGCAAGGAACCGGCCAACACCTTCACCAACGATCAGCACCTCGACCTGCGCGCCGACTTTGTCATGGCCAATCCCCCCTTCAACATGAAGGAGTGGGACACCGGCGTTGCCGACGACGATCCGCGCTGGCAGTACGGCAAGCCGCCTTCCGGCAACGCCAACTTCGCCTGGCTGCAGCACATGCTCTACCACCTGGCACCGGGCGGCTCTCTGGGCCTGCTGCTGGCCAACGGTTCGATGAGTTCCAACACCAACACCGAGGGGGATATCCGCCGGGCGCTGGTGGAGAACGATCTGGTCGAGTGCATGGTCGCCCTGCCGGGGCAGCTCTTCACCAACACCCAGATTCCCGCCTGTATCTGGTTTCTCACCCGCAACAAGAAGGCGCGGGGGACGCTGGCCGACCGTTCCGGCAAGGTGCTCTTCATCGATGCCCGCAACCTCGGCTACATGAAAGACCGCGTGCTGCGCGATTTCAAGTCGGAGGATATTCAAAGGGTCGCCGGGGTGTTTCATGCTTGGCAAAAGGGAGAGGGATACGCCGACGAAGCCGGCTTCTGCTGCTCGGCGACGCTGGAGGAGATCAAGAAGCACGACTTCGTGTTGACGCCGGGGCGTTATGTCGGTGCGGCGGATGAGGTGGAGGATGGCGAACCTTTTGCCGAGAAGATGGCGCGGTTGACGGCGCAGTTGCAGGAGCAGTTTGCGCGGAGTAGCGAGTTGGAAGGTGAGATTAAGCGGAATTTGGCGGGGTTGGGCTATGAGTGCTGAGTGGCCCACAGTTCAACTGCAGGATGTTGCAGAATTAAAAGGTGGTTATGCCTTTAAAAGCGAAGAATATACTGATTCTGGCCGCTTTGTTCTCAGGACAGTAAATATTGACGGTAGCGGACGAATCACTCGGAATGGCGCAACTTTCGTATCAGAAGAAAAATCAAAAGAGTACGAAAGATTTGCCTTGCAGCCATGGGATACGCTTTTCGTTATGGTGGGGGCAACGCTAGGCAAAACAGGTATCGTCAAAGAATCTGATTTGCCTGCGCTGCTCAATCAAAATATGTGGGTGGTCAGGGCGAAAGATGACAAAGTCAATCAACGCTATCTCTATTATGTATTCACACATAAATCAAAAGACCTCTTAGCGTGGGCATCGGGTGCGGCCAGAGAGTTTGTCCGTAGAGATGATTTTCGGACAATGGAGTTGGCCCTGCCTCCAAGAGAGGTCCAAGATGAAATTGCAAATTCTATTGGGGCAATAGACGACAAAATCGAACTCAACCGCCAAATCAACCAAACCCTCGAACAGATCGCCCAGACCATCTTCAAAAACTGGTTTGTCGATTTCGAGCCGGTCAAAGCCAAGATCGAAGCCAAAGCCGCAGGCCGCGACCCCGAGCGCGCCGCCATGTGCGCCATCAGCGGTTTATGCCCGAATGGGTACAAACTTGAGCCCGAACTCGACCAACTCCCCCCCGAGCAATACCAACAACTCGCCGCAACCGCCGCCCTGTTTCCCGATGAGCTGGTGGAGTCGGAGTTGGGGTTGATTCCGGTGGGGTGGGAGCATCAAGAGTTGTCTGCACTTTGTCAATTCGCGGCTGGGTCGGCTTTCAAGCCTGAACACCAAGGTCAATCCGAGGGGGAGTATCCATTTATAAAAGTTAGTGACATGAACCTTGAAGGGAATGAGATTTTCATCCGATCTGCACAAAACTATATATTTGAACCTCAGCGGAAAGCGATGAATTCTAAATTACATCCGAGTGGAGCAACGGTTTTCGCTAAGATTGGGGTTGCACTATTATCCAATCGCAGACGGTTGTTAAGAGTGCCAACCATTGTCGATAACAATATGATGTCTGCTGCTCCATGTGGCGGCGAGTCGATGTCATGTTATTTGTACTTACTCCTTAGTTCGATTGATTTCACTGTTTTTGCAAACGGAACAGCATTGCCATATTTGAATGTATCTGATCTAAAAAAAATTCAAGTAGTTGTTCCTTCTCGTAACTCTCAAAATCAAATCTGGGATTTTTTCAATCGTATAGCTAGCCCGTTGTTTGAGAAAATTTATGAAAATTCGTCTCAATCTCAAACTTTAATCGATTTGCGCGATTCTCTATTGCCTAAACTTATTTCGGGTGAAGCGCCTTTTTACAAGGGCGTTTGAGACAACAATATGGACTTTCTTAAGAAAAAATATGACGAAGAACTGAACAGCGAAGGTGCTGTCGAAATAGTCGGTTACCCGTTCGACCGGAGTCGTATTTTAGGCGAACTGGAGCCGACTACTTACGATATGGCTTTTGCTGATTGGCTTGAACAACGGCGGTTACGATTACTGGAGAAAGCAGATGAAATAATCTCGCAGTTCGATAACGCCCCAAGATTTGAGCGCCTCAAAAGGACTTACAAGGCTGGTGGATCAATACCTTTTGTTGGTGCGGGTATTTCAATCCAATGTGGTTATCCAGGATGGACAAAATTTCTCTACCAAACTTGCGCCGAATCGCATGTGAGAGGAGATGTTCTAACCGAGCTTTTGCAAAAGGGTGAATACGAGCTGGCGGCACAATTACTACATGATGATTTAGGCGCTGCTCTTTTTAATGAAAACATGGAATCCGTATTTTCTTCAGAAAAAGACCTAATTGGAGCCATCCATTATTTACCACTGCTTTATCCTGGTAGTTCCGTTATTACAACTAACTATGACAGATTAATCGAACGAGCATATAAGGGATTTCAGCAAGGTTTTGATACAATCAAATATGGGCGAAGCCTAGCTGAATGTGTACGGTTAATGGCCGCTGGGAGTAGAATGCTTCTTAAGCTTCATGGTGAATGTGATCAAGCTGAAGACCGGGTTCTTTTGAAGCGTGAATATGACGCTGCATACGCTGACGGTGCTTCGGTAGAGATATTTTTTAATCGTGTACTTTTCGGAAAGTCATTATTGTTTGTCGGGTGTAGCCTAACTGTTGATCGTACGATTAAATCAATGATTGAAGTTGTCAGTAAATATGGTGCAACGACGCTCCCGAGGCACTATGCAATTTTGGAATTGAAAGACGACGATGACCGTGTAGCTAGAAAAAAGTCATTGGCGGCAGCAAATATATTTCCCATTTGGTACCCCGAGAATGATCACGAAGAATCAATCGAATCTATATGTTTGAAGTTGTTAGAGGATTAATCCATGTTTACCGAAGACCAACTCGAACAACTCTGTCTCGACTGGTTCCACGCCTGCGGCTACACCTACGCCTACGGCCCCAACATCGCCCCCGACGGTGACACCCCGGAGCGCAGCGACTACCTTCAAGTTGTTTTGACTGGTCGTCTGATCACCGCCCTACAAAAGATCAACCCGCACCTCCCCCTCGACACTCTCGAAGAAGCCGCCCTGACAGTCACCAAGCCCGAATCCCCGGTGCTTATCCACAACAACCGCGCCTTCCACAAGCTGCTCCTTGAAGGGGTTCCGGTCGAATACCGCGACGGCGACGAAATCAAAGCCGACCATGTGCAGCTGATCGACTTCCACAATGTCGAGAAGAACCAGTTTCTGGTCGTCAACCAGTTTACTGTGCAGGGGAGCAAGCAACTGCGCCGCCCCGATATCGTTGTCTTCATCAACGGCCTGCCGATCTCGGTGATCGAACTGAAAAACCCCGCCGATGCCAACGCCGATGTCTGGAGCGCCTACAACCAGCTGCAGACTTACAAGGACGAGATCGGCGATCTCTTCGTCTGCAACGCCGCCCTGGTCCTCTCCGACGGGCTGACGGCGCGGGTCGGTTCGTTGACCGCCAACAAGGAACGCTTTCTCCCCTGGCGCACCATCCGCAACGAAGACGACAAGCCGCTACTCGAATACGAGCTGGAGAAGGTCGTGAAAGGGTTTTTCGACCGCGAACTGCTCCTCGACTACCTGCGCTACTTCATCCTCTTCGAGCAGGACGACGGCAACACCATTAAGAAGATCGCCGGCTATCATCAGTTTCACGCCGTGCGCGAGGCGGTGCGGGTGACGCTGATCGCTTCGGCACCGACATCGAGAGAGGATATTTCCGACCAGCGCGCTACCTGGGGCAAAGAAGTGCAGCCCGGTTCGCGCAAGGCAGGGGTGGTGTGGCATACGCAGGGGTCGGGCAAGAGCATCACCATGTGCTGTTACGCCGGCAAGCTGCTGCAGCAGCCGGAGATGAACAATCCGACCATCGTCGTGGTAACCGACCGCAACGATCTCGACGGCCAGCTCTTTGCCACTTTCAGCAATGCAAAGGAGCTGCTGCGGCAAACACCGGTGCAGGCCGACAGTCGTGACGACTTGCGTGAGTTGCTGGAGTCGCGGCAATCAGGGGGCATAATCTTTACCACAGTGCAGAAATTCTCCCTGCTCGGCGACGAAGACGCCCATCCGGTCCTGAGCAATCGTTCCAACATCGTCGTTATCAGCGACGAGGCGCACCGCAGCCAGTACGGCTTCAAGGCCAAGCTCGACACCAAAACCGGCCAATACATCTACGGCTACGCCAAGCACATGCGCGACGCCATCCCAAACGCTTCGTTTATCGGCTTTACCGGCACGCCGATCTCCCTCGAAGACAAAGACACCCGGGCGGTGTTCGGCGATTACATTAGCATCTACGACATTCAGGATGCGGTGGAAGACGGCGCGACGGTGCCGATCTACTACGAATCCCGCCTGGCCAAGCTCGACATCAACAAGGCGGCGATCGAGGAGCTGAACGAAGACGTCGAAGAGGTCATCGAGGACGAGGAGGACGTCAGCCTGCGCGAACGCACCAAAAGCAAATGGGCGGCGCTGGAGAAACTGGTCGGGGCCGAACCACGTTTGCGGCAGGTTGCCGAGGATCTGGTGCGGCACTTCGAGGAGCGCACGGCGCTGGTCGAAGGGAAGGGGATGATCGTCGCCATGAGCCGGGAGATCTGCGTGCATCTTTACAACGAGATCATCAAGCTCCGGCCCGAGTGGCACGACGCCGACCCTGAGAAGGGGGCGATCAAGATCGTCATGACCGGCTCCGCTGCCGACCGGCCGCTGCTGCAGCCGCACATCCACAACAAGCAGACCAAGAAGCGGCTGGAGAAGCGCTTCAAGGATGCCAAGGACCCGCTCCAGCTGGTGATCGTGCGCGACATGTGGCTGACCGGTTTCGATTGCCCGAGTTGCCACACTATGTATGTCGACAAGCCGATGCGCGGTCACAATCTGATGCAGGCCATCGCCCGCGTCAACCGGGTCTTCAAGGACAAGCCGGGCGGGCTGGTGGTCGATTACATCGGTATCGCCAACGAACTGAAGCAGGCGCTGAAGATCTACGCCACCTCACAAGGGAAGGGGACGCCGACCCTCAAGGCCGAAGAGGCACTGGCGATCCTGCTGGAAAAAATCGACGTGGTGCGCGGCCTGTTTCACGGCTTCGACTACAGCGACTATAAGATCCGGGCCCATCAGATTCTGGTGCTGGCGGCCAACCATGTTCTCGGACTCAAGGATGGCAAAAAACGCTTCCTCGACGTGATGGCGGCGATTACCAAAGCCTTCTCGCTCTGCGGTACCCTCGACGAAGCCGCGCCGCTGCGTATGGAGATCGCCTTCTTCTCGGCAATCAAGGCCGCCATCGTCAAATACACCACCGTCGACAAAAAGCGCCTCGAAGAGGACAAAAACTCGGCCCTCAAACAGATTCTCGATAATGCCGTCATCGCCGAAGGGGTGGCCGACATCTTCGCCCTGGCCGGCCTCGACAAGCCGAACATCGCTCTGCTCTCCGACGAATTTCTCGACGACGTGCGCAACATGCCGCAGCGCAACCTGGCACTGGAACTTCTGGAGAAACTGCTGCGCGACGCCATCAAGGCGCGCACCCGCAACAACGTGGTGCTGGAGATGAAATTCGGCGACCGCCTGCTGGCGACCCTGGGCCGCTACCACGCCCGCGCCATCGAAACCGCCCAGGTGATCGAAGAGCTGATCCAGATGGCCAAGGACTTCCAGCAGGCCCTCAAACGCGACGAGGCTCTCGGCCTCAATCCCGACGAGGTGGCTTTCTACGACGCCCTGGCCAACAACGAAAGCGCCGTGCGCGAACTGGGCGACGAAATCCTCAAGCAGATCGCGGTGGAAATCACCGAGAAGCTGCGCAACAGCACTTCGGTCGACTGGCAGGTACGGGAGAGTGTGCGGGCTAAATTACGCAACCTTGTTCGCCGGACGCTACGGAAGTGGAAGTATCCGCCGGACAAGCAGGATGATGCGGTGGAGTTGGTCCTGAAGCAGGCAGAAGTTTTATGCGCGGGGTGGGCTTGAGATGACAAATTCGCCATATTTAAGTGACTTGAATAGGCTTGCGGATGTTATAGCTGCGATTCAGGTTATGGGAACTTACAAGTTTTACAAGCTCAATTTAAGGGTTGGGCTGACCGAATCAGTGGCTAGTCATCGAATGCGGACTACTGGAGAATCATTTTTGAGGAGCACCCAGAATTTTTCCGCCTGGACTCTGGAAAAATGAATGCTTCCCTAGTCTGGAGGCGTACACACCAGAAACTTTACGATGTTGATAAAGAAAAGAAACTTAGAATATAAAGAACGTTCCCTCGGACCATAAGATCACCCAATCCAAGCGCAAATTCCCAACCCCAAAGGCTTGTGGCATCTTGAGTGGAAAATTTGACATTTGGAACATGTCTTGTCAAAGGATAGAAACTGAACTTACGTGGTTGGTTCGCTGAGGTGTTAATGATCTTGAGTTTTTCTAAAGTATTTAATTTCAATCGAGGTTAAGCATGTTTGATAAAAATGATGATGATTGGCTTGCAATAAGAGAATTGTTTCTTAAAAAGAGGCGATATTTCCTGCTTTCATCTTTGGTTGTTTTGTTTGTAGAATTATCCCAGGTTAGGATTGAAAAAGTAAATATTTTTGGGAATGAGTTGATTATTGACAACCCAAATATGATCACATTTTGGCTTTGGGGAATGTTTTTTTATTTCGGTATAATGTATTTCTATTATTTTAAAATTGTAAAAAAATCATCAGAATTTGAATATTGTTATTCAGAGTATAAAAGAATTTTATTTAAAAACTTAGTTGATGAGTCATTTATTGCAAATCAAGAAACATTATGTAGGGACTATTTTAAAGCAGATCGAGGTACTAATTATATAATTGAAGATTCGAGAGTCATTAAGTCTGGTGGTAGAAAGATTGAAGTGCGATTTAAGCGAAACCTTGTGCTTTCGCAAGAACCTGGTCATGCGTTCCATCAAAATATTTACCCAGATGATTTGATAGTGGATGTTCCGATTATGTCACATCTTAAGTCTCTACTTATATCAAACATTAAAGCTTCCCTGCATACAAAATATTTTTTTGAGTCATACCTTCCATATGCTATGGGGTTGGTTGTGATAATAATTAAGTTTGTAAATATTTTCTCGCCTTATGGTGTCAAAATGATGCAACATCTGTAGGTTTTGTGGAACTTTAAAGTGGAGGTAGTTATGGCTAAGCATGACGATGATAATCGCTCAAACCAGCTTAATCCCAATAATGATGCTTACTATAGTTCTAGGGAAGGTTATGGTGATGATGACGATGGATATGATCATGTTGACAAATTTTCGGCAGGCTTAGTTCATAATCAATCGTCATTTGGTCTGGTGGATGAAAGTGGTGAAGATACTATAGAATTGCTGTATAGGACATACAACTGTAAGGTGTACTGCATTAATAGTGTTGGTGTGCTTAAGTGTTGCGTTATTGGAAGTGTTTGCAAGCAATCGCTGTTGAAATTGGTAGGATATTTTGAAAGTACTGGAATAAAATATTTGTCGATCGTGGATGATGGTGAAAAGATATTTGAAAAGAAGGCAAGTTATGTTTTAGAAAAATTTGTTGCCGAATCTGTTCTTAATGTAGTTTTGGCAGGCGAACAAATAAGAATACATAATAAAGCAATAGAAAAAGAAAAAGAGCACATTGATAGCATTATTTGCGATGTTATTTATGATGAAAGGAATAACAAGTTTATAAGATATGGGTCAGGTTTCGCTTCAATAGGTATTGATGGAAACCACCAAGCACATATTGATGTTTTCTCAGAGATAAGAAATTTAAATTTAGCACTTTTACCACATGGTTTGATTGATGATATTTTAATTGACGAGGATGGTATCAGGAAAAGGGTTGGTGTTAGCTTGAAATTTTGGAAGAGCATGGGTGAATTAGTCGATTTGCAGAATGGTGAAGCCATATCTATTTATCCATTCAGATTTGAAAGGTTTGAATCTATTGAAGATTTTCTTGGTATTGATAGTATCAATACCTAGGTTTATTACATTACCTCCGCAGATGAGATCTAGACGCTTACGGGTTTGGACTTCCTGACAATCTTTCCGAATGAAGTTGAGGGTGCCATTAAGAAGGATACCGCTGGCTCTCTTTGGCAAATATCCAGTGGAAATTTCATGGAGGCGTGGAAGGGGGCTTGGGGGTCGGACCAAGCTAACTAATTAATATGGAAAAGAAAACATCTTAATGGACGCCACCCCACCATTTAAAAAGGGTTCACCCCATCCGGGGCGGGCCCTTTTTATATTCCGGGGGCGGGAATCGAAGCGCAGCGAGCGCCAGTCAGTGGCTGCATCGCGGCCAGGGATGGCCGCGTCAGCGAGGGAAGGGGAGACAGCGGAAAAAAGTCCTCCGTCTCAGGCGACTTGACCCCTTCCCCCGGGTCGGGCGATAAAGGGGTAAGAGAAGATCCGGAGAGGCCATCCCGGATCCGGCAATCGAAAGAACGGGAGGAGGGATCATGAATATCGAAAAATTGGTCGACCCCATATTTCACCGCCAGAAATGCAACGCCTGCGGCTTTTACACCGTCTACCAGGCGATTCCCGCCGGTGACCGGGCGACGGACAGCTGCACCCACTGCGGCCACCAGGTGGAAATCGCCTGGCATCCAGAGATCAAGGGGGTCTTCAAGAACACCGAACGGCTCCTCAGGGACATGGAGGAGATCCTGCCGGAGCTCAAGGAGCTGAAGAATCCGGGGGATCATATTCTTCTGGACTAGCCTCGGCCTGATAATCCCTTGACCCGACGCGGAAATAACCCGCACCTTGCGCGTTAAGTAGCCTCTTTTCTTTGATACACTCTCCCCATGTGCGGACGCATCTCGACAGCCAACATTTCGCCAAGCACCCTGAAGGCACAGTTTCGCCTTGAGAGCATCCCGTCCTACCTCCAGAGCTACAACGTCGCACCAACCCTCCAGATACCAGCAATCAGACAGCAAGACAATACGCGCACACTAAGCTCACTCAGGTGGGGCCTCATTCCTCACTGGTCAGAAGATAAGGGCACAGGAGTATCAGCCTTCAATGCTCGCGTAGAAACCCTTACGCAAAAACCTTTCTTCCGAGATCCATTCAAATCCAAGAGATGCATCATCCCCGCAAGCGGCTTCTACGAATGGCACAAGCAGGGTGACAAGAAGCAGCCTTACTACATCTACAGGGCAGATAAGCAGCCTATCGCCTTTGCCGGCCTATGGGATGCCTGGATGGAGAAGGAGACAGGGGAGGCCATAGAGAGCTGCAGCATCATCACTGTCCCAGCTACACACCGGATGGCCGAGATCCATGACCGCATGCCTGCCGTTTTGGAGGCGGAGCTATTCGATACCTGGCTTGATCCTGAGTTCAAGGAGACTCACGTACTGCAGGACATCCTGAGGGCTCTTAAACCTGATGTGCTTGAGATGTATCCGGTATCGAGCTATGTGAGCAATTCAAGAAATGACGGTGAGAAGTGTATCGAGAGAGCTTAGGAAAGTGCAGGGGACGAAGTTTTAGCTGGAAATAGGTACACAAATCTCCTGAGTGAAATTACGACATGTGGCCGCGGAAGTTTGAATGGAATAGTGAACCTGTCGGAATTCCATCGAATTTTGAGTTGCACGCCACATAGCAGATGTTATAATCTCGGATAGTTTTAAATGGCCTTCGTATGCTCGACGGTTTCATATGCGCAAAGGCTCAGAAGATGAATACGACCGTTGTGAGGTTGAACCATGAAGAGACAACACGCTCTTGAACTGCTGAGCCGCAGCAAGCCGGTGCTGCAGGCCCGCTTCGGTGTAACCGGGCTGGCACTGTTCGGCTCGACCGCCCGCGACACGGCGACCAGCGGCAGCGATGTCGATGTGCTGGTGGCTTTCGATGGCCCTGCCAATTCCAAACGATATTTCGGCGTGCAATTCTATCTGGAGGATCTGCTCGGCTGTCCGGTCGATCTGGTCACCGAAAAGGCCCTGCGGCCGGAGTTGCGCCCCTATATTGAACAGGAGCGGGTCAATGTTTGAGATGGCCTCACGCGAAGACGTGAAGACGCGAAGGGATATCGAGGAAGTCGCCGCGATGGTGATCGATGCGGCGCTGCAACTGCACCGTGATCTGGGGCCGGGGTTGCTGGAATCGGTCTATGAGGCGGTTCTGTCCAAAATGCTTGAACAGCGTGGCCTGTCGGTCGAGAGGCAGAAGCCGGTTCCCATTCAGTATCAGGGTGTTTCACTCGACGAAGGTTTTAGGCTGGATTTGCTGGTTGATGGTCAGCTGATCGTTGAGCTGAAATCTGTTGAAAACATCCACCCTGTTCATCCCAAACAGCTTCTGACCTACCTGCGCCTGATGAATCTTCCCCTCGGGCTGCTCATCAACTTCGGCGCTCCGCTCCTGAAGGACGGTCTACAGCGCGTCGTCAACAAACACACTAACTTCGCGTCTTCGCGCCTTCGCGTGCATCAACAGGAGTCGCAGCCATGAAACCCGGCAGCGTCAAGATCGTTGACCGTGTCTCCGCCGTGGAGGCGATCAAGCGGTTGAACGAAGAGGATCTGCTCTTTCTCAACCGGCTGATCGTCGAGCGGCTCAAGCTCATCTCCCAGGCCCGCGCCACCACGCTGATGACCAGCTTCACCAGGGGCGACCGGGTCGGCTTCCAGGCCCCGGACGGCCGGATGCTGGAAGGCATGGTGCTGCGCCTCAACAAGAAGACCATCAGCGTCGCCACCGACGACGGCCACCAGTGGAACGTTGCGCCCGGCCTGCTGCGCCTGGTCCAATCAGCGGGAGATGTCCAATGGCCATGATCCGTCAACCCGAAAACTTTCCGGCAACGGTCAAGGAGGTGCGGCGGCAGCTGGCACTCTCCCAGGAGGAACTGGCCCACGCCCTCGGGGTGAGCTTCGCCACGGTCAACCGCTGGGAGAACGGCAAGACCATTCCTTCGAAGCTGGCTCAGCGGCAGTTCGAGCAGTTCTGTAAAGATAATGTCAAGAAGGGAAACCTCGTTCTGAATGAGGCTAATAAATGCCCTGTGGTTCTGGGCGAGGATGCGCCGGGCGCGAACGACGACGCCCGTTGAACGGTGAGAAGATGAGCGCCTACCAGCCGCCCTACAACATCACCCCCGAGATCCTGAACCGGGCCGCCGGGATCAGCGAGGCCATCGGGCGGCTGACAGTGCTCACCGACAAGGTCAGGGCGCTGCGGCTGCGGCGTATCAACCGCGTCCGCACCATTCACGGCTCGC
This region includes:
- a CDS encoding type I restriction-modification system subunit M, translating into MSAQKFLQDLEKKLWTAADKLRSTLDAAQYKHAVLGLFFVKYVSDAFDIRRQELIAQFQNEDHDYYLNPGDYDSDAEYQAEIAAELEIRDYYTEKNVFWVPQLARWETLQNNSKLPPGSEIVIKNGKESVYTIRSVGRLIDDALEAIEKDNPKLKGVLNKQYGRLQIDQAKLGELIDLIATIPFVHESLQAKDILGHVYEYFLGQFALAEGKKGGQFYTPKSIVTLIVEMLQPFSGRVYDPAMGSGGFFVQSEQFIKEHGGKLGNVSIYGQEYNHTTWQLAAMNMVIRGLDFNFGKEPANTFTNDQHLDLRADFVMANPPFNMKEWDTGVADDDPRWQYGKPPSGNANFAWLQHMLYHLAPGGSLGLLLANGSMSSNTNTEGDIRRALVENDLVECMVALPGQLFTNTQIPACIWFLTRNKKARGTLADRSGKVLFIDARNLGYMKDRVLRDFKSEDIQRVAGVFHAWQKGEGYADEAGFCCSATLEEIKKHDFVLTPGRYVGAADEVEDGEPFAEKMARLTAQLQEQFARSSELEGEIKRNLAGLGYEC
- a CDS encoding restriction endonuclease subunit S, coding for MSAEWPTVQLQDVAELKGGYAFKSEEYTDSGRFVLRTVNIDGSGRITRNGATFVSEEKSKEYERFALQPWDTLFVMVGATLGKTGIVKESDLPALLNQNMWVVRAKDDKVNQRYLYYVFTHKSKDLLAWASGAAREFVRRDDFRTMELALPPREVQDEIANSIGAIDDKIELNRQINQTLEQIAQTIFKNWFVDFEPVKAKIEAKAAGRDPERAAMCAISGLCPNGYKLEPELDQLPPEQYQQLAATAALFPDELVESELGLIPVGWEHQELSALCQFAAGSAFKPEHQGQSEGEYPFIKVSDMNLEGNEIFIRSAQNYIFEPQRKAMNSKLHPSGATVFAKIGVALLSNRRRLLRVPTIVDNNMMSAAPCGGESMSCYLYLLLSSIDFTVFANGTALPYLNVSDLKKIQVVVPSRNSQNQIWDFFNRIASPLFEKIYENSSQSQTLIDLRDSLLPKLISGEAPFYKGV
- a CDS encoding SIR2 family protein codes for the protein MDFLKKKYDEELNSEGAVEIVGYPFDRSRILGELEPTTYDMAFADWLEQRRLRLLEKADEIISQFDNAPRFERLKRTYKAGGSIPFVGAGISIQCGYPGWTKFLYQTCAESHVRGDVLTELLQKGEYELAAQLLHDDLGAALFNENMESVFSSEKDLIGAIHYLPLLYPGSSVITTNYDRLIERAYKGFQQGFDTIKYGRSLAECVRLMAAGSRMLLKLHGECDQAEDRVLLKREYDAAYADGASVEIFFNRVLFGKSLLFVGCSLTVDRTIKSMIEVVSKYGATTLPRHYAILELKDDDDRVARKKSLAAANIFPIWYPENDHEESIESICLKLLED
- a CDS encoding type I restriction endonuclease subunit R, whose protein sequence is MFTEDQLEQLCLDWFHACGYTYAYGPNIAPDGDTPERSDYLQVVLTGRLITALQKINPHLPLDTLEEAALTVTKPESPVLIHNNRAFHKLLLEGVPVEYRDGDEIKADHVQLIDFHNVEKNQFLVVNQFTVQGSKQLRRPDIVVFINGLPISVIELKNPADANADVWSAYNQLQTYKDEIGDLFVCNAALVLSDGLTARVGSLTANKERFLPWRTIRNEDDKPLLEYELEKVVKGFFDRELLLDYLRYFILFEQDDGNTIKKIAGYHQFHAVREAVRVTLIASAPTSREDISDQRATWGKEVQPGSRKAGVVWHTQGSGKSITMCCYAGKLLQQPEMNNPTIVVVTDRNDLDGQLFATFSNAKELLRQTPVQADSRDDLRELLESRQSGGIIFTTVQKFSLLGDEDAHPVLSNRSNIVVISDEAHRSQYGFKAKLDTKTGQYIYGYAKHMRDAIPNASFIGFTGTPISLEDKDTRAVFGDYISIYDIQDAVEDGATVPIYYESRLAKLDINKAAIEELNEDVEEVIEDEEDVSLRERTKSKWAALEKLVGAEPRLRQVAEDLVRHFEERTALVEGKGMIVAMSREICVHLYNEIIKLRPEWHDADPEKGAIKIVMTGSAADRPLLQPHIHNKQTKKRLEKRFKDAKDPLQLVIVRDMWLTGFDCPSCHTMYVDKPMRGHNLMQAIARVNRVFKDKPGGLVVDYIGIANELKQALKIYATSQGKGTPTLKAEEALAILLEKIDVVRGLFHGFDYSDYKIRAHQILVLAANHVLGLKDGKKRFLDVMAAITKAFSLCGTLDEAAPLRMEIAFFSAIKAAIVKYTTVDKKRLEEDKNSALKQILDNAVIAEGVADIFALAGLDKPNIALLSDEFLDDVRNMPQRNLALELLEKLLRDAIKARTRNNVVLEMKFGDRLLATLGRYHARAIETAQVIEELIQMAKDFQQALKRDEALGLNPDEVAFYDALANNESAVRELGDEILKQIAVEITEKLRNSTSVDWQVRESVRAKLRNLVRRTLRKWKYPPDKQDDAVELVLKQAEVLCAGWA
- a CDS encoding SOS response-associated peptidase; this encodes MCGRISTANISPSTLKAQFRLESIPSYLQSYNVAPTLQIPAIRQQDNTRTLSSLRWGLIPHWSEDKGTGVSAFNARVETLTQKPFFRDPFKSKRCIIPASGFYEWHKQGDKKQPYYIYRADKQPIAFAGLWDAWMEKETGEAIESCSIITVPATHRMAEIHDRMPAVLEAELFDTWLDPEFKETHVLQDILRALKPDVLEMYPVSSYVSNSRNDGEKCIERA
- a CDS encoding nucleotidyltransferase family protein is translated as MKRQHALELLSRSKPVLQARFGVTGLALFGSTARDTATSGSDVDVLVAFDGPANSKRYFGVQFYLEDLLGCPVDLVTEKALRPELRPYIEQERVNV
- a CDS encoding GxxExxY protein, translated to MFEMASREDVKTRRDIEEVAAMVIDAALQLHRDLGPGLLESVYEAVLSKMLEQRGLSVERQKPVPIQYQGVSLDEGFRLDLLVDGQLIVELKSVENIHPVHPKQLLTYLRLMNLPLGLLINFGAPLLKDGLQRVVNKHTNFASSRLRVHQQESQP
- a CDS encoding helix-turn-helix domain-containing protein, with product MAMIRQPENFPATVKEVRRQLALSQEELAHALGVSFATVNRWENGKTIPSKLAQRQFEQFCKDNVKKGNLVLNEANKCPVVLGEDAPGANDDAR